The DNA segment TTACGCATGCCATACGAGTATCCCCTTATGAGTTCATCTGCCATCTCTTTGAGCTCAAAGACGTCGAAAAGCTCTTCCATCCTCTGCTCCGCCCTCTCAGGGTCAACCTCATATAAGTGGGCGATAAACCTGACGAATTGCCTTCCGGTGAGGCCTTCGTAGATGGTAGGTGTATCGGGCATAAGTCCGGTTATGGCCTTAACCTGTCTGATCTGAGAGACGATATCGTATCCGCAGATATAGGCCGTTCCGGAAGTGGGTTTTACCAACCCGGTGAGCATGTTGATCGTGGTAGTCTTACCAGCCCCGTTCGGACCCAGAAATCCGAAGATCTCTCCCGATTTGACCTCTATGTTAAGCCGGTTGACGGCTGTAATTTGGCCGTATCTTTTGGTCAGATCAACCGTGCGAATCATCTCAGGGATCTCACCGTCTTCCAGATCTTAACAGCGAATCCAGCTGTTAATGGTATTGTCAG comes from the Candidatus Poribacteria bacterium genome and includes:
- a CDS encoding ABC transporter ATP-binding protein: MIRTVDLTKRYGQITAVNRLNIEVKSGEIFGFLGPNGAGKTTTINMLTGLVKPTSGTAYICGYDIVSQIRQVKAITGLMPDTPTIYEGLTGRQFVRFIAHLYEVDPERAEQRMEELFDVFELKEMADELIRGYSYGMRKKLIFTSLIVQDPQVFFLDEPTSGLDPKSARVVKEMLQKLCRQGRTVFMTTHILEIAERMCDRIAIIDRGNLIAVGTLEDLRVLSQEKDLEDIFLKLTD